In Xylanibacter ruminicola 23, a single genomic region encodes these proteins:
- a CDS encoding DnaJ domain-containing protein, translating to MAFIDYYKILGVDKTIAQKDVKKAYLKRAKQFHPDLHPDDPKAQAKFQALQEAYDVIGDPEKRKKYDQYGEKWREAEQFQGFGGGGQGGGNPFGGFDFSGFQGGGGFSSFFEDLFGRKGQQGGGFGGFQGFGGGRQARTHSGEMNANVTIDLYTAMLGGEVIVTLSNGQKLKLKIKPETQPGTKVRLRGKGYDRGDGTFGDLIITYQVKLPTNLTERQKDLLRQMLQ from the coding sequence ATGGCATTTATTGATTATTACAAGATTTTAGGCGTAGATAAAACAATTGCGCAGAAGGATGTAAAGAAGGCCTATCTGAAACGTGCTAAGCAGTTTCATCCCGATTTGCATCCTGATGACCCCAAGGCTCAGGCTAAGTTCCAGGCCTTGCAGGAGGCTTATGATGTGATTGGTGATCCTGAGAAACGTAAGAAGTACGACCAGTATGGTGAGAAGTGGCGCGAGGCCGAACAGTTCCAAGGATTTGGAGGTGGCGGTCAGGGCGGCGGCAATCCGTTTGGTGGTTTCGACTTTAGCGGCTTCCAAGGTGGAGGTGGCTTCTCGTCGTTCTTCGAGGATCTGTTTGGTCGCAAAGGTCAGCAAGGCGGAGGCTTTGGTGGGTTCCAAGGTTTTGGCGGCGGTCGCCAGGCCCGAACACATAGCGGCGAAATGAATGCTAACGTTACGATAGATCTTTACACTGCCATGTTAGGTGGCGAGGTGATTGTAACTCTGTCGAACGGTCAGAAATTGAAGCTGAAGATTAAACCGGAAACGCAGCCAGGCACTAAGGTCCGACTGCGTGGTAAAGGGTATGATAGGGGCGATGGCACCTTTGGTGACCTTATCATTACCTATCAGGTAAAACTTCCAACAAATCTTACAGAACGTCAGAAGGATCTTTTACGCCAGATGCTTCAGTAA
- a CDS encoding bifunctional metallophosphatase/5'-nucleotidase, producing MKKLAIILISTLLSVAPIEAKDNKTVKIKVIETSDVHGHFFPYDFMEQTPIKGTLSRANTYIKKQRKKYGEDHFLLIDNGDILQGQPCVYWSNYVMPEDENIAASVINYMKYDAETVGNHDIEPGHKVYDKWIREVRCPLLGANIVKEEYKNAEARPEHIYTGLKPYSVHYKDGVKIVVIGMITPAIPNWLNKSIWKGLEFEEMTACAKKWIKYVKENEKPDLIFGLFHSGLNGGIKTAEYEEDATESVAREVPGFDIIFFGHDHQVHNMLITNKAGEKVLCVDPSCYVNNVAEAEITLTYKDGKLSKKSIIGNIVNVRDEKIDKQMITYFQPTIDKVKEYVSQKIGYFKNPIYTRESFFGNSAFTDLIHNLQMSISKADISFNAPLAFDTTIDAGEVTQADMFKLYRFENLLFVLKMTGEEIRKHLEFSYDMWCNTMTSPNDHALRLNDDSKEDQQRTGFQYYTFNFDSACGIDYEVDLTKPDGQKVRILRMSNGEPFDEKKWYKVVMNSYRANGGGELLTRGAGIPQDSLESRVLFHTELDQRHYLTEEIKRLGTIDPQKNNNWKFVPEAWVKPALERDRKQLFEK from the coding sequence ATGAAAAAGCTTGCTATCATACTGATTTCCACACTGTTATCAGTGGCGCCCATCGAGGCAAAAGACAATAAGACCGTAAAAATTAAGGTGATTGAAACCAGCGATGTGCATGGACATTTTTTCCCCTACGACTTTATGGAGCAGACACCCATCAAGGGTACACTTTCGCGCGCAAACACCTATATCAAAAAGCAGCGTAAAAAGTATGGCGAGGATCATTTCCTGCTGATAGATAATGGCGACATCCTGCAAGGTCAGCCTTGCGTATATTGGTCGAACTATGTGATGCCCGAGGATGAAAACATCGCAGCTTCGGTTATCAACTATATGAAATACGATGCCGAAACCGTAGGTAATCACGACATCGAGCCTGGCCACAAGGTTTACGACAAGTGGATTCGCGAGGTTCGCTGTCCATTGCTGGGCGCCAACATCGTTAAAGAGGAATACAAGAACGCAGAGGCCCGTCCTGAGCATATCTATACAGGACTGAAGCCCTACTCTGTACATTACAAAGATGGTGTTAAGATTGTAGTTATCGGCATGATCACCCCCGCCATTCCAAACTGGCTGAACAAATCCATCTGGAAAGGTCTGGAGTTCGAGGAGATGACCGCATGCGCCAAGAAATGGATTAAGTATGTAAAGGAGAACGAGAAACCCGATTTGATTTTCGGTTTGTTCCACTCTGGTCTGAACGGTGGTATTAAAACGGCTGAATACGAGGAAGATGCAACAGAATCAGTAGCCCGCGAGGTTCCTGGTTTCGACATTATCTTCTTTGGTCACGACCACCAGGTACACAACATGCTGATTACCAACAAAGCTGGCGAAAAGGTGCTTTGTGTAGATCCCTCGTGCTATGTAAACAACGTGGCTGAAGCAGAGATTACGCTGACATACAAGGATGGCAAGCTTAGCAAGAAAAGCATTATCGGTAACATTGTAAATGTGCGCGACGAGAAGATCGACAAGCAGATGATTACCTACTTCCAGCCTACCATCGATAAGGTTAAGGAATACGTGAGTCAGAAGATTGGATACTTTAAGAATCCTATCTACACCCGCGAGAGTTTCTTTGGCAACTCGGCTTTTACAGATTTGATTCACAATCTGCAGATGAGCATCTCGAAAGCCGACATATCGTTCAACGCCCCCTTGGCTTTCGATACCACCATCGATGCCGGCGAGGTTACACAGGCCGATATGTTTAAGCTGTATCGCTTTGAGAACCTGCTGTTTGTACTCAAGATGACTGGCGAGGAAATCAGAAAACACCTGGAGTTCTCGTACGATATGTGGTGTAACACTATGACATCGCCCAACGACCACGCATTGCGTTTAAACGATGATTCAAAGGAAGACCAGCAGCGTACAGGATTCCAATACTACACCTTTAATTTCGACTCGGCTTGCGGTATCGACTACGAGGTTGATCTGACCAAGCCCGACGGACAGAAGGTAAGAATTCTGCGCATGTCGAACGGTGAGCCATTCGACGAGAAGAAGTGGTATAAGGTAGTAATGAACAGCTATCGCGCCAATGGCGGTGGCGAGTTGCTGACTCGTGGCGCAGGTATCCCACAGGATTCGCTCGAGAGTCGTGTGCTCTTCCACACCGAACTGGATCAGCGCCACTATCTGACAGAAGAGATCAAACGTTTGGGTACTATCGACCCACAGAAGAATAACAACTGGAAGTTTGTGCCCGAGGCATGGGTAAAACCAGCCCTCGAGAGAGACCGTAAACAACTGTTTGAAAAATGA
- a CDS encoding alpha amylase C-terminal domain-containing protein, producing METKKQSVKKPAAKKTSAKKAAPTQPEHIGLVRNDSWLEPFEGAIRGRHDHAVWKMNQLTQNGKKTLSQFASGHLYFGLHKLSKGWVFREWAPNATDIYLIGDFNNWQENEKYRCKRIEGTGNWELKLSEKALKHGQLYKMKVKWNGGEGERIPAWCRRVVQDENTKIFSAQVWNPEEKYEFKKKNFKPKKNPLLIYECHVGMGQDAEKVGTYKEFKDNVLPRVIKDGYNCIQVMAIQEHPYYGSFGYHVSSFFAPSSRFGTPEELKELIDTAHKNGVAVIMDIVHSHAVKNEVEGLGNLAGDPNQFFYPGDRHEHPAWDSLCFDYGKDEVLHFLLSNCKYWLEEFKFDGFRFDGVTSMLYYSHGLGEAFGGYGDYFNGHEDDNAICYLTLANKLIHEVNPAAITIAEEVSGMPGLAAKFEDGGYGFDYRMAMNIPDYWIKTIKEVRDEDINVCSIFWEVKNRRPDEKTISYCESHDQALVGDKTIIFRLIDADMYWHFAKKDVNDIAQRGIALHKMIRLVTVAAINGGYLNFMGNEFGHPEWIDFPREGNGWSYKYARRQWNLVDNKDLCYHWLGDFDREMLKVIKSVRNFQATPVTEIWHDDGDQVLCFMRGDLVFVFNFSPTRSYTDYGFLVPTGSYKVVLNTDSKDFGGNGFADDTVTHFTNYDPLYVADHKEWLKLYIPARSAVVLKKI from the coding sequence ATGGAAACAAAGAAACAATCTGTCAAGAAACCGGCAGCCAAAAAGACCTCGGCCAAGAAAGCTGCTCCTACACAGCCTGAACATATCGGCTTGGTACGTAATGACTCGTGGTTGGAACCTTTCGAGGGAGCTATCCGTGGCCGTCACGACCATGCTGTTTGGAAGATGAACCAGCTCACACAGAATGGCAAGAAAACGCTGAGTCAGTTTGCTTCTGGTCATCTTTATTTTGGTCTGCATAAGTTGTCAAAAGGTTGGGTGTTCCGTGAGTGGGCTCCTAACGCTACCGATATCTATCTGATTGGCGACTTTAATAACTGGCAGGAGAACGAGAAGTACCGTTGCAAGCGTATCGAGGGTACGGGCAACTGGGAGTTGAAACTCAGCGAAAAGGCCCTGAAGCACGGTCAGCTTTACAAGATGAAGGTAAAGTGGAATGGGGGAGAAGGCGAGCGTATTCCCGCTTGGTGCCGTCGTGTGGTTCAGGACGAGAATACAAAGATTTTCTCAGCTCAGGTATGGAATCCTGAGGAGAAATACGAGTTCAAGAAAAAGAACTTCAAACCCAAGAAGAACCCCTTGCTCATTTACGAGTGCCATGTAGGTATGGGACAGGATGCCGAGAAGGTTGGTACCTATAAGGAGTTTAAGGATAATGTGTTGCCACGCGTTATCAAGGATGGTTATAACTGCATTCAGGTAATGGCCATTCAGGAGCATCCTTATTACGGTTCGTTCGGCTATCACGTATCATCATTCTTTGCTCCAAGTAGTCGTTTTGGTACTCCAGAGGAGTTGAAGGAGCTTATTGATACTGCTCATAAGAATGGTGTGGCAGTTATTATGGATATCGTGCATTCGCATGCTGTTAAGAACGAGGTTGAAGGTCTTGGCAATCTTGCTGGCGATCCTAATCAGTTCTTCTATCCAGGCGATCGTCACGAGCATCCGGCATGGGATTCGCTCTGTTTCGATTATGGTAAGGACGAGGTGCTGCATTTCCTGCTCTCTAACTGCAAATACTGGCTCGAGGAGTTTAAGTTCGATGGTTTCCGCTTTGATGGCGTTACCTCTATGCTTTACTACTCGCATGGTTTGGGTGAGGCCTTTGGTGGTTATGGTGATTACTTTAATGGTCACGAGGATGATAACGCCATCTGTTATCTCACCTTGGCCAACAAGCTGATACACGAGGTAAATCCTGCCGCTATCACCATCGCCGAAGAGGTATCAGGTATGCCCGGCCTCGCAGCTAAGTTCGAGGATGGTGGATATGGATTCGACTATCGTATGGCCATGAACATCCCTGATTACTGGATTAAGACGATTAAAGAGGTGCGCGATGAGGATATCAATGTGTGCTCAATCTTCTGGGAGGTTAAGAATCGCCGTCCTGATGAGAAGACTATCTCGTACTGCGAGAGTCACGACCAGGCACTTGTTGGCGATAAGACCATTATCTTCCGTTTGATTGACGCCGATATGTATTGGCACTTTGCTAAGAAGGATGTGAACGATATTGCCCAGCGCGGTATTGCCCTGCATAAGATGATCCGCTTGGTTACCGTTGCTGCCATTAATGGTGGCTACCTGAACTTTATGGGTAATGAGTTCGGACATCCAGAGTGGATCGACTTCCCACGCGAGGGTAATGGTTGGAGTTATAAGTACGCACGCCGTCAGTGGAATCTGGTAGATAACAAGGACCTTTGCTACCATTGGCTGGGCGACTTTGATCGCGAGATGCTGAAGGTGATTAAGAGCGTGCGCAACTTCCAGGCTACACCTGTTACTGAGATATGGCACGATGATGGCGACCAGGTGCTCTGCTTTATGCGTGGCGACTTGGTATTTGTGTTCAACTTCTCGCCCACACGTAGCTATACCGATTATGGCTTCCTAGTTCCCACCGGTTCGTATAAGGTGGTTCTGAATACCGATTCGAAAGACTTTGGTGGCAACGGCTTTGCCGACGACACCGTTACCCACTTCACAAACTACGATCCGCTTTATGTGGCCGATCATAAGGAGTGGCTTAAACTCTATATCCCGGCTCGTTCAGCCGTTGTGTTGAAGAAAATTTAA
- the kdsB gene encoding 3-deoxy-manno-octulosonate cytidylyltransferase, with product MKFMAIIPARYASTRYPGKPLAILGGKSVIQRVYEQVKSVLDEVYVATDDQRIFDAVTAFGGQAVMTRADHKSGTDRIEEAAEKIGSDADVIINVQGDEPFIQPSQIETLMHLFDAPETQIGTLGKLFESIEAIENPNSPKIVTDNRGFALYFSRSVIPYIRGKERNEWFGEYPFLKHLGIYAYRREVLAEVTKLPQSSLEKAESLEQLRWLQNGYRIRVGMTDIETVGIDTPEDLTRAEEFLLKHLA from the coding sequence ATGAAGTTTATGGCTATTATTCCTGCCCGTTATGCTTCTACAAGATATCCGGGCAAACCGCTTGCAATACTGGGCGGAAAATCAGTGATTCAGAGAGTGTATGAGCAGGTGAAGAGCGTGCTCGACGAAGTATATGTAGCAACCGACGACCAGCGTATTTTCGACGCTGTAACAGCATTTGGTGGCCAAGCAGTGATGACCCGTGCCGACCATAAGAGTGGTACCGACCGCATCGAAGAGGCTGCCGAGAAAATCGGCTCGGATGCTGATGTAATCATCAATGTACAGGGCGACGAACCATTTATCCAGCCCTCGCAGATTGAAACCTTGATGCACCTTTTTGATGCACCAGAGACTCAGATTGGTACATTGGGAAAGTTGTTCGAATCGATCGAAGCAATAGAGAATCCCAATTCGCCAAAGATTGTGACCGACAATCGCGGATTTGCACTCTACTTTAGTCGTAGTGTGATACCTTATATCCGAGGCAAGGAGCGTAACGAGTGGTTTGGCGAATACCCATTCCTGAAACACTTGGGAATCTACGCTTATCGCCGTGAGGTTTTGGCCGAAGTAACAAAATTGCCCCAAAGCAGTCTGGAAAAAGCAGAGAGCCTGGAGCAATTACGTTGGTTACAGAACGGCTACCGCATCCGTGTGGGCATGACCGATATCGAAACTGTTGGTATCGACACCCCAGAGGATCTGACCCGCGCCGAAGAATTCTTACTGAAGCATCTGGCGTAA
- a CDS encoding phosphatidylinositol-4-phosphate 5-kinase — protein MNINKLSIIALTMFLPFTAGAQKITLGSATTKDGGEYQGEMVMGKPNGKGKAVYKNGNLYEGEYVKGKRQGFGIFTFFDGEKYEGEWFQDQQHGKGTYYFANNNRYDGLWFRDYQQGHGVMYYYNGDKYDGEWRQDKRSGFGTYTFASGAFYKGDWLNDKKNGKGIYDWGDGSVYDGDWKENMRSGKGTFKYAGGDVYIGPWTDDEMNGRGIYKFQNGDVYEGDYVKGERTGQGIFKYANGDVYTGQFFKGDKQGQGTLVWQNGDTYVGQWKADKQDGRGKLTKKSGDTVEGTFKAGQPNGECIARFADGSKFKGIFKNGRRNGAAIEEDKDGNRFEGTYLDDVRDGNFVEKDRNGKVTAQGTYTRGHRQLK, from the coding sequence ATGAATATAAACAAACTTTCGATAATTGCACTCACAATGTTTCTGCCTTTTACTGCAGGAGCACAGAAGATAACACTCGGCTCGGCCACAACAAAGGATGGTGGCGAATATCAGGGCGAAATGGTCATGGGTAAACCCAATGGTAAAGGTAAGGCTGTGTATAAGAATGGTAATCTTTACGAGGGTGAATACGTTAAAGGTAAGCGTCAGGGTTTTGGTATTTTTACTTTTTTTGATGGCGAAAAGTACGAGGGCGAGTGGTTTCAGGATCAGCAACATGGTAAGGGAACATATTACTTCGCAAATAACAATCGTTACGATGGTTTGTGGTTCCGCGATTATCAGCAGGGCCATGGTGTAATGTACTACTATAACGGCGATAAGTATGACGGCGAATGGCGACAGGACAAGCGTTCGGGCTTTGGAACCTATACTTTTGCTAGTGGCGCTTTCTACAAAGGCGATTGGTTGAACGATAAAAAGAACGGCAAAGGCATCTACGACTGGGGCGATGGCTCTGTTTATGATGGCGATTGGAAAGAGAATATGCGCTCGGGTAAAGGTACTTTCAAGTATGCTGGCGGCGATGTGTATATTGGTCCTTGGACCGATGACGAGATGAACGGTCGTGGCATCTATAAGTTCCAGAACGGCGACGTTTACGAGGGCGACTACGTAAAAGGTGAGCGTACTGGTCAGGGCATTTTTAAGTATGCCAATGGCGATGTTTATACTGGTCAGTTCTTTAAGGGCGATAAGCAAGGTCAGGGTACGCTGGTATGGCAGAATGGCGATACCTATGTGGGTCAGTGGAAGGCCGATAAACAGGATGGTCGTGGTAAGCTTACCAAGAAGAGCGGCGATACTGTTGAGGGGACCTTTAAGGCTGGTCAGCCCAATGGCGAGTGCATTGCCCGTTTTGCCGACGGCTCTAAATTCAAAGGTATTTTCAAGAACGGTCGACGTAACGGTGCGGCTATCGAGGAGGATAAAGATGGCAATCGTTTCGAAGGCACCTATCTCGACGATGTGCGTGATGGCAACTTTGTTGAAAAAGACCGTAATGGTAAGGTAACGGCTCAAGGTACCTATACCCGTGGACACAGACAATTAAAGTAA
- a CDS encoding UDP-glucose dehydrogenase family protein, which yields MNIAIVGTGYVGLVSGTCFADTGANVTCVDVDENKIERLKNGEIPIYEPGLDELVKKNVAAGRLKFTTDLASVLDDVEIVFSAVGTPPDEDGSADLKYVLQVAKTIGQNLKKYVVVVTKSTVPVGTAKKVRKAIEDELAKRGVDVEFDVASNPEFLKEGNAIKDFMSPDRVVVGVESEKAKKTLTKLYKPFLINNFRVIFMDIPSAEMTKYAANSMLATRISFMNDIANLCERVGADVNMVRAGIGSDTRIGRKFLYAGCGYGGSCFPKDVKALIKTADQNGYSMEVLKAVERVNEKQKSVLFEKLVKAFGSVEALKGNTIAMWGLSFKPETDDMRESTALVMIAKLLEAGCNVRVYDPIAMDECKRRIGETVTYCRDMYDVVLDADALLLLTEWKEFRLPGWGVIKKAMKRPLVIDGRNIFDSEELDENGFEYHCIGK from the coding sequence ATGAATATTGCTATTGTAGGAACCGGATATGTAGGTTTGGTATCGGGAACATGCTTTGCCGATACAGGAGCAAATGTTACGTGTGTAGACGTTGATGAAAATAAGATAGAACGCCTGAAAAACGGTGAAATCCCCATCTACGAACCAGGACTCGACGAGTTGGTAAAGAAGAATGTGGCCGCTGGTCGCTTGAAGTTCACTACCGACTTGGCTTCTGTACTCGATGATGTGGAGATTGTTTTCTCAGCTGTAGGTACACCTCCCGATGAGGATGGCTCGGCCGACTTGAAATACGTGCTGCAGGTGGCTAAGACCATCGGTCAGAACCTGAAGAAGTACGTGGTTGTTGTAACCAAGAGTACTGTACCGGTAGGTACTGCCAAAAAGGTGCGTAAGGCTATCGAGGACGAGTTGGCTAAGCGTGGCGTGGATGTCGAATTCGACGTGGCTTCGAACCCGGAGTTCCTGAAAGAGGGTAACGCCATCAAGGACTTTATGAGTCCCGACCGTGTGGTAGTAGGTGTTGAGAGCGAGAAGGCCAAGAAAACGCTGACCAAGCTTTACAAGCCTTTCCTGATTAATAATTTCCGTGTGATTTTCATGGATATCCCATCGGCCGAGATGACTAAATATGCTGCCAACTCGATGCTGGCTACCCGTATCTCGTTCATGAATGATATTGCCAACCTTTGCGAGCGTGTTGGTGCCGATGTTAACATGGTGCGCGCTGGTATCGGTAGCGATACGCGTATCGGTAGAAAGTTCCTGTATGCAGGTTGCGGTTATGGTGGCTCTTGCTTCCCCAAGGATGTAAAGGCGCTGATTAAGACTGCCGATCAGAATGGCTACTCGATGGAGGTTCTGAAGGCCGTTGAGCGTGTGAACGAAAAGCAGAAGAGCGTGCTGTTTGAGAAGCTGGTTAAGGCATTTGGCAGCGTTGAGGCTCTGAAAGGTAATACCATCGCCATGTGGGGACTCTCGTTCAAGCCTGAGACTGATGATATGCGCGAATCAACAGCCCTCGTGATGATTGCCAAATTGCTTGAGGCTGGTTGTAACGTACGTGTTTACGACCCCATTGCTATGGATGAGTGTAAGCGCAGAATCGGCGAAACGGTAACCTATTGTCGCGACATGTATGATGTGGTGCTGGATGCCGATGCCCTGTTGCTGCTCACCGAGTGGAAGGAGTTCCGTCTGCCAGGATGGGGTGTGATTAAAAAGGCTATGAAGCGTCCGCTGGTTATTGATGGTAGAAACATCTTCGATAGCGAGGAGCTCGACGAGAATGGCTTTGAGTATCATTGCATAGGTAAGTAA
- the nudC gene encoding NAD(+) diphosphatase has product MKQHYFVFCKEDLLLEKTADGGYTIPFQEEPPTEVKPWTNVMTVTPLDGVEVKTYKIDSPVCDDPRYEMCGLRQSFYKLDKALYQKAGKCQELLYWDANTKYCGVCGAPMRMDTDISKKCTECGKEIWPQLATAVIVLIHKGDEVLLVRAKNFRTDFYGLVAGFVETGETLEEAVAREAFEETGVKITNIRYFGSQPWPYPCGLMVGFNADYVSGDIHLQASEIAKGGWFRKDNLPTIPEKLSIARMLLDAWLAEKD; this is encoded by the coding sequence ATGAAACAACATTATTTCGTATTCTGTAAAGAAGACTTATTGTTAGAAAAAACCGCAGATGGCGGATATACCATTCCCTTTCAGGAAGAACCACCCACCGAGGTAAAACCTTGGACCAACGTAATGACCGTTACCCCGCTGGATGGCGTTGAGGTAAAAACATATAAGATAGACAGTCCGGTTTGCGACGACCCACGCTACGAGATGTGCGGCCTGCGACAGAGCTTTTACAAACTTGATAAAGCCCTGTACCAGAAAGCAGGCAAATGTCAGGAACTGCTGTATTGGGATGCCAACACCAAGTATTGTGGCGTGTGTGGTGCCCCCATGCGAATGGATACCGACATCTCGAAGAAATGTACTGAGTGCGGCAAAGAGATATGGCCACAATTAGCTACAGCAGTCATCGTACTGATACACAAAGGCGACGAGGTTCTGCTGGTTCGCGCCAAGAACTTCCGTACCGATTTCTACGGATTGGTAGCAGGATTTGTTGAGACAGGCGAAACACTCGAAGAAGCGGTAGCCCGTGAGGCATTCGAGGAAACAGGCGTAAAGATCACCAACATACGCTACTTTGGTTCGCAACCTTGGCCCTACCCTTGCGGACTGATGGTAGGCTTTAATGCCGACTATGTATCAGGCGACATCCACCTGCAGGCCAGTGAGATAGCTAAAGGTGGCTGGTTCCGTAAAGACAACCTGCCTACTATCCCCGAAAAATTATCTATAGCACGTATGCTGCTCGATGCGTGGTTAGCCGAGAAAGATTAA
- a CDS encoding YhcH/YjgK/YiaL family protein yields MIIDTIENLGKYVALNPLFADVVEFLKNNDFQAIEEGKHFIKDKDLFVNIQVAKGKTQEAAVLETHIEMIDIQIPITCEETFGYTPLCDLPDFEYNAEKDITKYGDTKAQTYVTVKPGQFVIFFPQDGHAPCIINQPEIKKAIFKVKA; encoded by the coding sequence ATGATTATTGATACAATTGAGAATCTGGGCAAATACGTAGCACTTAATCCGTTGTTTGCCGATGTGGTTGAGTTCCTGAAAAACAATGATTTTCAGGCTATAGAAGAGGGTAAGCACTTCATCAAGGATAAGGATCTGTTTGTAAATATTCAGGTGGCTAAGGGCAAAACCCAAGAGGCTGCAGTTCTCGAAACACATATCGAGATGATTGATATCCAGATTCCTATCACCTGTGAAGAAACATTCGGCTATACCCCTTTGTGCGATCTGCCCGATTTTGAGTATAATGCCGAAAAGGATATTACCAAGTATGGCGACACCAAGGCTCAGACCTATGTAACGGTTAAACCTGGCCAGTTCGTCATCTTCTTTCCGCAAGATGGTCATGCCCCTTGCATCATCAACCAGCCTGAAATCAAGAAAGCTATTTTCAAGGTTAAGGCATAA
- a CDS encoding DUF4738 domain-containing protein, with translation MKKILTISMLMVVLVACNQNNSSTLPDDKAAKEMLQGVWVDEESGDVSFRVSGDTLYFADATSMPTYFRIYKDSLYLASGTSYSIVKHTEHLFWFNNQNGDLLKLQKSDDADDADIETAAPSVLTYTHQVKIDSVAAYNGNRYHWYIAINPTKYKVTKRTFNEDGLEVENVYYDNIMHISVFQGARQIYSSDFHKQQYQGLVPAEFLNDAILANMAFSHIDASGLHFNATLCIPDGATCYMVESTISYTGVLSMQLVEY, from the coding sequence ATGAAGAAGATTTTAACGATATCAATGCTGATGGTTGTTCTGGTGGCTTGTAACCAGAACAACTCATCAACGTTGCCCGACGATAAGGCGGCAAAGGAGATGCTTCAGGGAGTTTGGGTAGATGAGGAGAGTGGTGATGTGTCGTTCCGTGTAAGCGGCGATACGCTCTACTTTGCCGATGCTACCAGTATGCCTACCTACTTCCGCATCTACAAGGACTCGCTTTATCTGGCATCGGGCACATCGTATAGTATCGTTAAACATACCGAACATCTCTTCTGGTTTAATAATCAGAATGGTGATTTGTTGAAACTGCAAAAGAGCGACGACGCTGATGATGCTGATATAGAGACTGCTGCTCCGAGTGTGCTTACCTATACCCATCAGGTTAAGATCGACTCGGTGGCTGCCTATAACGGCAATCGCTACCATTGGTATATCGCTATTAATCCTACCAAGTATAAAGTCACAAAGCGTACTTTTAACGAGGATGGATTGGAAGTAGAGAATGTGTACTACGATAACATCATGCACATTAGTGTTTTCCAAGGTGCGCGACAGATCTATTCGAGTGATTTCCATAAGCAGCAGTACCAAGGTCTGGTGCCTGCCGAATTCTTAAACGATGCCATTCTGGCCAATATGGCCTTTAGTCATATTGATGCCTCTGGCTTACATTTTAACGCCACACTATGTATCCCTGATGGCGCTACCTGTTATATGGTAGAATCAACCATCAGTTATACGGGTGTGTTATCGATGCAGTTAGTAGAGTATTAA